The Kaistia defluvii genome has a segment encoding these proteins:
- a CDS encoding cation diffusion facilitator family transporter has product MLTEQTILRASIAITFVVAAFGISFGLLSGSFSIAFDGVYALADAAMTTVALGVSHLIVQSAQRDAVSGKLRNRFSMGFWHLEPIVLGLNGTILIIVAIYALINAILSIQGGGRELEFGYAIIYAAATLVVCVVMTVVDWRANRRIQSDFLKLDIHSWVMSGAISGALLIAFAIGYAVEGTAHEWISPYIDPVALAVISAAIIPIPIGTVRQAVSEMLLLAPADLKEHVDQVATDTVRRHGFLAYRAYVAKVGRAKQIEIYFIVAKNEPARRLEEWDRIRDEIGEAIGDESYNRWLTIAFTTDSEWAE; this is encoded by the coding sequence TTGCTGACCGAACAGACCATCCTCCGCGCGTCGATCGCGATCACCTTTGTCGTCGCGGCGTTCGGCATCAGCTTTGGCCTGCTTTCGGGGTCGTTTTCCATCGCCTTTGACGGCGTCTATGCGCTGGCCGACGCCGCCATGACCACGGTGGCGCTCGGCGTGTCGCACCTGATCGTGCAATCGGCCCAGCGCGACGCGGTTTCGGGAAAACTGCGCAACCGCTTCAGCATGGGCTTCTGGCATCTCGAGCCGATCGTGCTGGGCCTCAACGGCACCATCCTGATCATCGTCGCCATCTATGCGCTGATCAACGCCATCCTCTCGATCCAGGGCGGCGGGCGCGAGCTCGAATTCGGCTATGCCATCATCTATGCCGCGGCGACACTGGTCGTCTGCGTCGTGATGACGGTGGTCGACTGGCGCGCCAACCGAAGGATCCAGTCGGATTTTCTCAAGCTCGACATCCATTCCTGGGTGATGTCGGGCGCGATCAGTGGCGCGCTGCTCATTGCCTTCGCCATCGGCTATGCCGTCGAGGGCACGGCGCATGAATGGATCTCGCCCTATATCGATCCCGTCGCGCTCGCCGTGATCAGCGCCGCCATCATCCCGATCCCGATCGGCACGGTGCGCCAGGCGGTCTCGGAGATGCTGCTGCTGGCGCCGGCCGATCTGAAGGAGCATGTCGACCAGGTGGCGACGGATACGGTCCGGCGGCATGGCTTTCTCGCCTATCGCGCCTATGTCGCCAAGGTGGGCCGCGCCAAGCAGATCGAGATCTATTTCATCGTCGCCAAGAACGAACCGGCGCGGCGGCTGGAGGAATGGGACCGGATCCGCGACGAGATCGGCGAGGCGATCGGCGACGAGAGCTATAATCGCTGGCTCACCATCGCCTTCACCACCGACAGCGAATGGGCCGAATAG
- a CDS encoding rhodanese family protein, which produces MTLKAIPADRAKELVEGGALLVDIREADEFRREHIAGARPRPLSTLQTLDVEPGRPIIFTCRSGARTTAHADRLAAAAPSEAYRLEGGLDSWKKAGHAVVADRRQPIEMMRQVQIVAGSLVVIGALLGALVHPAFFWLSGFVGAGLVFAGVSGTCAMARILRLAPWNRTPSTLAG; this is translated from the coding sequence ATGACCTTGAAGGCAATCCCGGCAGACCGGGCGAAGGAACTCGTCGAAGGCGGCGCGCTGCTGGTCGACATCCGCGAGGCGGACGAATTCCGCCGCGAACACATTGCCGGCGCCCGGCCCCGGCCGCTCTCGACGCTGCAGACGCTGGACGTGGAACCCGGTCGTCCCATCATCTTCACCTGCCGCTCCGGGGCGCGCACGACGGCGCATGCCGACCGGCTGGCCGCCGCCGCGCCAAGCGAGGCCTATCGGCTGGAAGGCGGGCTCGACAGCTGGAAGAAGGCCGGCCATGCGGTCGTCGCCGACCGGCGCCAGCCGATCGAGATGATGCGCCAGGTGCAGATCGTGGCCGGCAGCCTGGTCGTGATCGGCGCGCTGCTCGGCGCCCTGGTGCATCCGGCCTTCTTCTGGCTTTCCGGCTTCGTCGGTGCGGGCCTGGTGTTCGCCGGCGTCTCCGGCACCTGCGCCATGGCGCGGATCCTGCGGCTCGCGCCGTGGAACCGCACGCCTTCGACGCTGGCGGGCTGA
- a CDS encoding sulfite exporter TauE/SafE family protein, whose protein sequence is MMPSLFTDLLGAFFGSIVGFVLALVGGGGSILAVPFLVYGVGVASPHVAIGTATVAVAASAFANLMPHWRAGRVKWRCGAVFAAAGVIGALAGAELAKSVDGHKLLMLFGALMIVVGLVMLRRRGAAGQEGVRLTAETARHLLPRLIATGLGVGGLSGFFGIGGGFLIVPGLMLATGMPLTFAIGTSLVAVSAFGAATASSYAASGLVDWPLAFVFVLGGVAGGLVGAAAGRHLSSRKAWLGPIFAGVVISVGSYVLLRGLLA, encoded by the coding sequence ATCATGCCCAGCCTCTTCACAGACCTGCTCGGCGCCTTCTTCGGCTCGATCGTCGGCTTCGTGCTGGCGCTGGTCGGGGGAGGCGGATCGATCCTCGCCGTTCCGTTCCTCGTCTATGGCGTCGGCGTCGCGTCGCCGCATGTCGCGATCGGCACGGCCACGGTGGCGGTGGCGGCCAGCGCCTTCGCCAATCTCATGCCGCATTGGCGGGCGGGCCGGGTGAAGTGGCGCTGCGGCGCGGTGTTCGCGGCGGCCGGCGTGATCGGCGCGCTGGCTGGCGCGGAGCTCGCCAAGTCGGTCGACGGCCACAAGCTGCTGATGCTGTTCGGCGCGCTGATGATCGTCGTCGGGCTGGTGATGCTGCGCCGGCGCGGCGCCGCCGGCCAGGAAGGGGTTCGCCTGACGGCGGAAACCGCCCGCCATCTGCTGCCGCGCCTGATCGCGACCGGGCTCGGCGTCGGCGGCCTCTCCGGCTTCTTTGGCATTGGCGGCGGCTTTCTCATCGTCCCCGGCCTGATGCTCGCGACCGGCATGCCGCTTACCTTCGCCATCGGCACGTCGCTGGTCGCCGTCAGCGCCTTCGGCGCGGCGACGGCGTCGAGCTATGCCGCCAGCGGCTTGGTCGACTGGCCGCTGGCCTTCGTCTTCGTGCTGGGCGGGGTCGCCGGAGGCCTGGTCGGCGCGGCGGCGGGCCGGCATCTCTCCAGCCGCAAGGCATGGCTCGGCCCGATCTTCGCCGGCGTGGTGATCTCGGTCGGCAGCTATGTGCTGCTGCGCGGCCTGCTTGCCTGA